The DNA sequence AGCCTGGAGCGCCTTCGACCGCGCGGCAGCCAACAGGCTGCTCGATGAAGTGGGTCTCGACAAGCGCGACAATGCCGGCATAAGGCTCCTGCCCGATGGCCGCCCGGCCTATATCATCGTTGAGACGACAGGCGAAAGCACGCTCGAGACAGACGTGATGGAGCTGGTGACGGATCATTGGCGGCATATCGGCGTTGCGGTTTCGGTCCGCCCCACCCAGCGCGATGTCTTCCGCAAGCGCGCCATGGGCGGTGAGGTGATGATGTCGGTATGGATGGGCATGGACAATGGTGTGCCGACCCCGGACATGCTGCCTTCCGGCCTTGCGCCCACCGGTGACGACCAGTTGCAATGGCCGGTCTGGGGCATCCATTATCTTTCCGGCGGCCGCGAAGGCAAGGAGCCCGATTTGCCGGAGGCGGCACATCTGCTCGGCCTCCTGAAAAAATGGCGCCGAAGCGTCACCGAGGAAGAGCGCGAGGCCATCTGGCTGGAAATGCTGGGCATCTATACGCAGCAGGTATTTTCCATCGGCATCGTCAACGGCGCGCTTCAGCCTGTCGTCCATGTCAAACGGATGCGAAACGTGCCGGAAAAAGCGCTTTTCGGTTATGAACCCACATCGTATCTCGGCGTCTACCTGCCGGATGCCTTCTGGTACGACGGGGACGCCTGATATGCTGCGATATATTCTCAAGCGCATCCTCGTCATGATCCCCACGCTGATCCTGATTTCGATGCTGGTCTTCACCATCATCGAACTGCCGCCGGGCGATTATTTCGAAAGCTATGTCGCCGAACTGCGTGCCATGGGCGAGACGGCCAACCTTGCCGAAATCGAAGAGCTGCGCGTCCGCTACGGCTTCGACCAGCCTGCTCCGATTCGCTACTTCCGCTGGGCGACGGGCATGCTGGTCGGCGATTTCGGTTATTCCTTCGAATATCAGCTGCCCGTTAGCGATGTCGTCGGAGATCGCCTCTGGCTCACGGTTCTCGTGTCGTTCCTCACCATCATCGTCACCTGGCTGATCGCCTTTCCAATCGGCATCTACTCTGCCACGCATAAATATAGCTGGGGCGATTATGGCCTGACCTTTCTCGGCCTGCTCGGCATCGCCATCCCCAACTTCATGCTGGCGCTGATCCTGATGTATTTTGCCAATATCTGGTTCGGCATCTCCATCGGCCATCTGATGGATCGGGAATATCTGAACCAGGCGATGAGCTGGGCGAAGTTCAGATCGATCCTCGAACATATCTGGATACCCGTCCTCATCATCGGAACGGCTGGCACAGCCGGCATGATCCGCCGCCTGCGCGCCAATCTTCTGGACGAATTGCAGAAACAATATGTCGTCACCGCCCGGGCCAAGGGCCTGCACCCCTTCAAGGTGCTGACCAAATACCCTTTGCGCATGGCGCTGAATTTCTTCATCTCGGATATCGGCTCGATCCTGCCCGCCATCATATCAGGTGCGGAAATCACCGCCGTCGTCCTGTCGCTCGAGACCACCGGCCCCATGCTCATCCGGGCCCTGCAAAGCCAGGACATGTATCTGGCCGGTTCGTTCCTGATGTTCCTCGCTTTCCTGACGGTGATCGGCGTTCTGGTGTCGGATATCGCCCTTGCCATACTCGACCCGCGAATCCGCTTCGGAGGTGGTAACGTCAAATGACTTCATCCATCCCGAATTCAGGCGAAGCGCTGCCCCACTACGTCTCGACCGCGCCTTTCGATCCTTCGCTGATCGAACCGAACACATCCGGAATGGCAGCCTTCAGCAAGGCATCGCAGCTGAAGCTCATGTGGTGGCAGTTCCGCCAACACAGGATCGCGGTGTGGTCCGGCGCCTTTCTGGTGGTGCTTTATCTTTCGATCCTGATCAGCGAGTTCCTCGCGCCCTACAATCTCCATACCCGCAATATTGAACATATCTACGCCCCGCCACAGGCCATTCATTTGTTCGATAACGGAAAATTTGTCGGGCCTTTCGTATACGGTCGGGAAATGACGCTCGACATGGACAATCTGCGGCGTGTCTATCGCGACGTGCCAACGGATGTTCAGCCGCTACGTTTCTTCTGCAAGGGCGATACCTACCGTTTCTGGGGCATGTTCGAAGGCAGGACCCATTTTGTATGCCCCGCTGAAGGCGGCGAAATGTTCCTGCTCGGCACCGACCGGCTCGGACGCGATGTGCTGTCGCGGATCATCTACGGTGCGCGCATCTCGCTTACCATCGGCCTTCTCGGCGTCGCCATGAGCTTCGTTCTCGGCATTGTGATCGGCGGTCTCGCCGGTTATCGCGGCGGCACCTTCGATCTGATTGTCCAGCGCATCATTGAGGTCCTGCAATCCATTCCAAGCATTCCGCTATGGTTGGCGCTTGCGGCAATCATGCCGGTGACCTGGAGCCCGATCCTCGTCTATCTCGGCATCACCATCATTCTCGGCATGCTGGACTGGACAGGACTGGCGCGTGCCGTGCGCTCGAAATTGCTGGCGCTTCGCGAGGAAGACTATGTTTTGGCTGCACAATTGATGGGTGCGGGCACACCGCGCATCATCGGCAGACATCTTATTCCCGGCTTCATGTCACACCTCATCGCTTCGGCCACATTGACGATACCGGGCATGATCCTCGGCGAAACCGCGCTGAGCTTTCTCGGTCTAGGTCTGCGCCCGCCGATCACAAGTTGGGGAATTCTGCTCACGGAGGCGCGCAGCGTCAGCGTCATTGCGCTATATCCATGGCTTCTCATACCGACGATCCCGGTCGTTCTCGTCATTCTGGCCTTTAATTTCTTCGGTGACGGACTACGTGATGCTGCGGACCCTTTCAGATAAAATGGAATACGCCTTGATGAACTGCCTTTCCGCCATCGCCTTTAACGTGAAAGGCAATAAGAGGTGTGGCCCATGACCTCCCGTTTGAACGACGCGCGTATTCTCATGTACAGCCACGATTCTTTCGGCCTCGGGCATCTGCGGCGTTGTCGCACGATCGCCCATGCGCTGGTGGAAGATTATCGCGGCCTCAACGTCCTCATCATTTCCGGTGCCACCATTGCCGGCGCTTTCGATTATCGCGCCCGCGTCGATTTCGTGAAAATCCCGAGCGTCATCAAGCTGCGCAACGGCGAATATACTTCGATGGACAGGCACATCGATCTTCAGGAAACCCTGAAGATGCGCCGCTCCATCATCTATCATACGGCCGAAAGCTTTAAGCCTGACATCTTCATCGTCGACAAGGAACCCATGGGTCTTCGCGGTGAAGTGGAGGAAACCCTCGCCTATCTCAAGGGACAGGGAACCAAGCTCGTCATCGGCCTGCGCGATGTCATGGATGCGCCGCAACTGCTCGAAGCCGAGTGGAAGCGCAACAACGTCATGACCAAGATCGGCCAGTTCTATGACCATGTCTGGGTCTATGGCCCGCCGGATTTCCACGACCCGCTGACGGGGCTGGATGTCCCCGAAAACGTTCGTGACAAGATGGATTTCGTCGGCTTCCTGCAAAGGTCGAAAACGCAGGCAGAAACCGTGGCGCACCGGCCGGTAGGCGATTACCTTCTCATCACCACCGGCGGCGGCGGCGATGGCAGCGAATTGATCGACGATGTCATCAACGCCTACCGCCATGACAGCGAACTGACACATAAGGCACTTGTGGTGCTCGGCCCCTATATGCCGGCCGATCAGCGCCAGCGCTTCATGAGCAGCGTTG is a window from the Agrobacterium tumefaciens genome containing:
- a CDS encoding ABC transporter permease, with protein sequence MLRYILKRILVMIPTLILISMLVFTIIELPPGDYFESYVAELRAMGETANLAEIEELRVRYGFDQPAPIRYFRWATGMLVGDFGYSFEYQLPVSDVVGDRLWLTVLVSFLTIIVTWLIAFPIGIYSATHKYSWGDYGLTFLGLLGIAIPNFMLALILMYFANIWFGISIGHLMDREYLNQAMSWAKFRSILEHIWIPVLIIGTAGTAGMIRRLRANLLDELQKQYVVTARAKGLHPFKVLTKYPLRMALNFFISDIGSILPAIISGAEITAVVLSLETTGPMLIRALQSQDMYLAGSFLMFLAFLTVIGVLVSDIALAILDPRIRFGGGNVK
- a CDS encoding ABC transporter permease; the protein is MTSSIPNSGEALPHYVSTAPFDPSLIEPNTSGMAAFSKASQLKLMWWQFRQHRIAVWSGAFLVVLYLSILISEFLAPYNLHTRNIEHIYAPPQAIHLFDNGKFVGPFVYGREMTLDMDNLRRVYRDVPTDVQPLRFFCKGDTYRFWGMFEGRTHFVCPAEGGEMFLLGTDRLGRDVLSRIIYGARISLTIGLLGVAMSFVLGIVIGGLAGYRGGTFDLIVQRIIEVLQSIPSIPLWLALAAIMPVTWSPILVYLGITIILGMLDWTGLARAVRSKLLALREEDYVLAAQLMGAGTPRIIGRHLIPGFMSHLIASATLTIPGMILGETALSFLGLGLRPPITSWGILLTEARSVSVIALYPWLLIPTIPVVLVILAFNFFGDGLRDAADPFR
- a CDS encoding glycosyltransferase family protein; translation: MTSRLNDARILMYSHDSFGLGHLRRCRTIAHALVEDYRGLNVLIISGATIAGAFDYRARVDFVKIPSVIKLRNGEYTSMDRHIDLQETLKMRRSIIYHTAESFKPDIFIVDKEPMGLRGEVEETLAYLKGQGTKLVIGLRDVMDAPQLLEAEWKRNNVMTKIGQFYDHVWVYGPPDFHDPLTGLDVPENVRDKMDFVGFLQRSKTQAETVAHRPVGDYLLITTGGGGDGSELIDDVINAYRHDSELTHKALVVLGPYMPADQRQRFMSSVADIPHIEIIEFDNRMEDLVAGAQAVVSMGGYNTVCEILSFDKPALVVPRTVPREEQLIRASRASELGLFDMLLPEDAENPAKMAEALKALPNRAPPSVNSRELKLDGLENISKRIAEWLPPEGERMPITLTA